The Prevotella melaninogenica genome has a segment encoding these proteins:
- a CDS encoding Rossmann-like and DUF2520 domain-containing protein, whose protein sequence is MLKVTLIGAGNLATQLGKSLKKAGVIISQVYSRTEDSARTLGELLEAEWLTDIKALRDEADIYIFSVKDSVLNELISEVCKGRGEKLFLHTAGSMPMSCFEGKALHYGVFYPMQTFSKAKDVDFERIPVFIEGNSIETEDVIRSLANKLSQRVIRLSSADRKYLHLAAVWACNFTNYCYTVASDILGEHGIPFDVMLPLINETTEKIQKISPKEAQTGPAVRGDRNVMSKQLELMNGKEDLQELYQMLSRGINPLVDNPTLDKR, encoded by the coding sequence ATGTTGAAGGTTACATTGATTGGTGCTGGTAATCTTGCCACACAGTTAGGTAAGTCGTTGAAAAAGGCTGGTGTTATTATCAGTCAGGTGTATAGTCGTACTGAAGATTCTGCCCGAACGTTAGGTGAATTACTTGAGGCAGAGTGGCTAACAGATATAAAAGCACTTCGCGATGAGGCTGATATTTACATCTTTTCTGTGAAAGATAGTGTTCTCAATGAGTTGATATCAGAGGTCTGTAAGGGTAGGGGAGAGAAGCTTTTTCTCCATACAGCAGGCTCTATGCCAATGAGTTGTTTTGAAGGAAAGGCACTGCATTATGGTGTGTTCTATCCCATGCAAACGTTCTCTAAAGCTAAGGATGTGGATTTTGAGCGTATTCCAGTCTTCATTGAGGGCAATTCTATTGAGACGGAGGATGTTATTAGGAGTCTTGCTAATAAACTTTCTCAGCGCGTGATAAGGCTGTCTTCTGCAGATAGGAAGTATCTACATTTAGCTGCTGTTTGGGCTTGTAACTTTACAAATTACTGCTATACGGTGGCTTCAGACATTCTCGGTGAGCATGGTATTCCATTCGATGTGATGTTGCCATTGATTAATGAAACAACTGAGAAGATACAGAAAATCAGTCCAAAGGAGGCACAGACTGGACCTGCTGTGCGTGGAGATAGGAATGTAATGAGTAAGCAGTTGGAGTTGATGAATGGCAAAGAGGATTTGCAGGAACTTTATCAGATGCTTTCAAGGGGGATTAATCCGCTGGTGGATAATCCCACTTTAGACAAAAGATAG
- a CDS encoding PCMD domain-containing protein, which produces MKLFRPMVLALMAGLLLSSCIKEEALNAEADITDVTVDGTTLVRKPVITNNEVLFYVNGWEDLTNLAPTFKLTEGAKIEPESGTKLNFTQPQSYTVTSQDGQWKKTYKVSFVSNDVATDFHFETLKVDSTSKYHTFVDKTADGNLAEWGSGNVGVSFLMGNSKATEYPTSQADNGYVGKCLKLTTVSTGFLGAMFGAPIAAGNLFTGDFQIDMGNPAKSTHFGRPFYKMPKELIGYYKYKAGEKFQDKDKKEIKGRKDSLAIYAVFFETGDGVEYLDGTNSLTSDRIVLLAQLKNAKETDEWIRFSISFEPVAGRTVDSEKLKNGKYSLAIIMSSSKDGAFFNGAVGSTLYVDELKLYSE; this is translated from the coding sequence ATGAAGTTATTTAGACCAATGGTTCTTGCTCTGATGGCAGGACTCTTACTTTCTTCTTGTATTAAGGAGGAAGCATTAAATGCGGAAGCAGATATTACAGATGTTACGGTTGACGGTACAACTCTGGTCCGTAAGCCTGTTATCACGAATAATGAAGTACTATTCTATGTCAATGGTTGGGAAGACTTAACTAACTTGGCTCCAACGTTTAAGCTCACTGAAGGTGCTAAGATTGAACCTGAGAGTGGTACTAAGTTAAACTTTACACAGCCTCAGAGCTATACAGTGACCTCACAAGACGGTCAGTGGAAGAAGACTTATAAGGTATCATTCGTAAGTAATGATGTTGCTACTGATTTCCATTTCGAGACGCTTAAGGTTGATTCTACCAGTAAGTATCATACTTTTGTTGACAAGACTGCTGATGGTAATCTTGCAGAGTGGGGTAGTGGTAATGTTGGTGTATCATTCCTCATGGGTAATAGCAAGGCTACTGAATACCCAACAAGTCAAGCAGACAATGGTTATGTGGGTAAGTGTCTGAAGCTAACAACCGTTAGTACGGGTTTCCTTGGTGCTATGTTCGGTGCGCCGATAGCAGCAGGTAATCTCTTTACAGGTGATTTCCAAATTGATATGGGTAACCCAGCAAAGTCAACTCACTTTGGTCGTCCATTCTACAAGATGCCTAAGGAGTTGATTGGCTACTATAAATACAAGGCTGGAGAGAAGTTCCAAGATAAGGATAAGAAGGAGATTAAAGGTCGTAAGGATAGTTTGGCTATTTACGCAGTATTCTTTGAAACAGGCGATGGAGTGGAGTATCTCGATGGTACCAATTCATTAACCAGTGACCGTATTGTTCTCCTTGCACAGCTTAAGAATGCAAAGGAAACAGACGAATGGATACGTTTCTCTATCTCATTTGAGCCTGTAGCAGGTCGCACTGTAGACAGTGAGAAGTTGAAGAACGGTAAGTATAGCCTTGCTATCATCATGTCTTCAAGTAAGGATGGTGCTTTCTTCAATGGTGCTGTGGGCAGTACGCTCTATGTGGATGAACTGAAGTTATACTCTGAGTAG
- a CDS encoding AIR synthase-related protein, with product MNNRYMMRGVSAAKEDVHNAIKNIDKGLYPQAFCKIIPDILGGDSEYCNIMHADGAGTKSALAYMYWKETGDLSVWRGIAQDAIVMNTDDLLCVGAVDNILVSSTIGRNKMLVPGEVISAIINGTDELLADMRKMGIGIYPTGGETADVGDLVRTIIVDSTVTCRMRREDVIDNANIRPGDVIVGLSSTGQATYETRYNGGMGSNGLTSARHDVFAKYLAENYPESYDHAVPEELVYSGKYKLTDAVEGSPINAGELVLSPTRTYAPVIKRLLDELRPEVHGMVHCTGGAQTKVLHFVNENCRVIKDNMFPVPPLFRAIKECSGTDWKEMYQVFNMGHRMEIYVRPEVAEQVIAISKEFNIDAQVVGHIEEGKRSLTIKSEFGTFEY from the coding sequence ATGAACAACAGATACATGATGCGCGGCGTAAGTGCTGCTAAGGAAGATGTGCATAATGCCATCAAGAACATTGACAAAGGTCTTTACCCACAGGCTTTCTGTAAGATTATCCCCGATATTCTTGGCGGAGATTCAGAATATTGCAACATTATGCATGCCGACGGTGCTGGTACAAAATCTGCACTGGCTTACATGTATTGGAAGGAGACGGGCGACCTAAGCGTATGGCGTGGTATTGCGCAGGATGCTATCGTAATGAATACAGACGACTTGCTCTGTGTGGGTGCGGTAGACAACATCTTGGTTAGTTCAACCATCGGCCGCAATAAGATGCTTGTACCAGGCGAGGTTATCTCAGCTATCATCAATGGTACTGATGAACTCTTGGCTGATATGCGCAAGATGGGCATTGGCATCTACCCTACTGGCGGTGAGACGGCAGATGTCGGCGACCTTGTTCGTACAATTATTGTAGACTCAACTGTTACCTGCCGTATGCGTCGTGAGGATGTTATTGACAATGCAAACATCCGTCCAGGCGATGTGATAGTAGGTCTTTCATCTACTGGTCAGGCTACATACGAGACACGCTATAACGGTGGTATGGGTAGCAATGGTCTGACTTCTGCACGTCATGATGTATTTGCTAAATATCTTGCTGAGAACTATCCAGAGAGCTATGACCACGCAGTACCAGAGGAGTTGGTATACAGTGGTAAGTATAAGTTGACCGATGCTGTGGAGGGAAGTCCTATCAATGCAGGCGAATTAGTACTTTCTCCTACTCGTACCTATGCTCCAGTCATCAAGCGATTGTTGGATGAGTTGCGCCCAGAGGTTCATGGTATGGTACATTGTACAGGTGGTGCACAAACGAAAGTACTACACTTCGTTAATGAGAATTGCCGTGTCATCAAGGACAATATGTTCCCAGTTCCTCCACTTTTCCGTGCTATCAAGGAGTGTAGCGGTACAGACTGGAAGGAAATGTATCAGGTCTTCAATATGGGACATCGCATGGAAATCTATGTTCGTCCAGAGGTTGCTGAGCAGGTTATCGCTATCAGTAAGGAGTTCAACATTGACGCACAGGTTGTCGGACACATCGAAGAAGGCAAGCGTAGCTTAACGATTAAGAGTGAGTTTGGCACATTTGAATATTGA
- the prfA gene encoding peptide chain release factor 1 produces MIDNNSILQKLDGLEARYEEVSTLITDPSVIADQSRYVKLTKEYKDLGDIMDARRRYINCLTTIKEAKDIIANESDAEMKEMAREELSENEALQPALEEEIKLLLVPKDPEDAKNVQMEIRGGAGGDEAALFAGDLFNMYKRYCDKKGWKLSITSVSEGTAGGFKEIDFAVEGDNVYGTLKYESGVHRVQRVPATETQGRMHTSAATVAVLPEADKFEVNINEGDIKWDTFRSSGAGGQNVNKVESGVRLRYPWKNPNTGEIEEILIECTETRDQPKNKERALSRLYTYIYDHEHQKYVDDIASRRKTLVSTGDRSAKIRTYNYPQGRVTDHRIGFTTHDLQGFMNGEIQDMIDALTVAENAEKLKETEL; encoded by the coding sequence ATGATAGATAACAACAGTATATTACAGAAACTCGACGGACTTGAGGCTCGTTATGAAGAAGTATCAACGCTTATAACAGACCCAAGTGTCATTGCAGATCAGTCACGTTATGTGAAACTGACAAAGGAATATAAGGACCTTGGCGACATTATGGATGCTCGTCGCCGTTATATCAACTGTCTGACCACTATCAAAGAGGCAAAGGATATCATTGCCAATGAGAGTGATGCGGAGATGAAAGAGATGGCACGTGAGGAGTTATCTGAGAACGAAGCACTTCAACCTGCACTCGAAGAGGAAATCAAGTTGCTACTTGTACCAAAAGATCCAGAGGACGCTAAGAACGTTCAAATGGAGATTCGCGGTGGTGCCGGTGGTGATGAAGCTGCGCTCTTTGCAGGTGATCTCTTTAATATGTACAAACGTTATTGCGACAAGAAGGGCTGGAAGCTCTCTATCACTTCCGTTTCTGAGGGTACTGCAGGTGGTTTTAAGGAGATTGACTTTGCCGTTGAGGGTGATAATGTCTATGGTACCTTAAAGTATGAGTCAGGTGTTCACCGTGTACAGCGTGTACCTGCTACCGAGACACAAGGTCGTATGCACACATCTGCTGCGACTGTAGCCGTATTGCCAGAGGCTGATAAGTTCGAAGTAAACATCAACGAAGGCGATATCAAGTGGGATACTTTCCGTTCCAGTGGTGCCGGTGGTCAGAACGTAAATAAGGTTGAATCTGGTGTACGTCTGCGCTATCCATGGAAGAATCCTAACACTGGTGAGATAGAAGAAATCCTTATCGAGTGTACCGAGACACGTGATCAGCCAAAGAATAAGGAGCGCGCATTGAGTCGCCTTTATACTTACATCTATGATCATGAGCATCAGAAGTATGTTGATGACATCGCAAGTCGCCGTAAGACTTTGGTATCAACAGGTGACCGAAGTGCTAAGATTCGCACTTATAACTACCCACAGGGACGTGTTACCGACCACCGTATCGGCTTCACTACCCACGACCTTCAGGGCTTCATGAATGGTGAAATCCAGGACATGATTGACGCTTTGACCGTTGCTGAGAATGCTGAGAAGTTGAAGGAAACAGAGTTATAA
- the ftcD gene encoding glutamate formimidoyltransferase, with the protein MAREKQIIECVPNFSEGRNKDVIKQITDEVECVKGVKLLDVDPGEATNRTVVTFVGEPSVVVEAAFRCVKKAAQLIDMRQHHGAHPRMGATDVCPLIPVAGITLEECAALARQLAERIANELQVPCYCYEAAAKTPERKNLAICRKGEYEGLPQRMSEATEAPDYGAREWDEQLARTGCTAVGARDFLIATNFNLNTTSTRRANAIAFDVREKGRPMREGGSPVGKPMKDEKGEIIMQPGTLKATKAIGWFIDEYGIAQVSMNITDINITPLHIAFDEVCRCAQNRGIRVTGTEIVGLIPKRTLLEAGTYFLKKQQRSTGIPEEDIIKIAIMSMGLDDLKPFNPREKVIEYLLEDANKTPKLIDLTVKEFANETSRESPAPGGGTISAYMGVLGAALGTMVANLSSHKAGWDARWEEFSNWAEKGQAIQAELMVLVDEDTEAFNRIMSAFGLPKSTDEEKAARSQAIQEATLFATEVPLHTMKASYKVFELCRAMAEEGNPNSVSDAGVGVLAARAAVLGAGLNVKINASGLKDKEKAEHLVAEANKLIAQANEAEAEIMKIVEAKL; encoded by the coding sequence ATGGCACGAGAAAAACAAATCATCGAGTGTGTCCCTAATTTTAGTGAAGGACGAAACAAAGATGTAATCAAGCAGATTACTGATGAAGTGGAATGCGTTAAAGGCGTTAAATTACTGGATGTTGACCCAGGAGAAGCAACCAATCGTACGGTTGTAACCTTCGTTGGTGAACCATCAGTAGTTGTAGAGGCTGCTTTCCGCTGTGTTAAGAAAGCTGCACAACTTATTGACATGCGACAGCATCATGGTGCTCACCCTCGTATGGGTGCAACAGATGTTTGTCCGCTTATCCCTGTTGCTGGTATCACCTTAGAGGAATGTGCAGCATTGGCACGTCAGTTGGCAGAGCGCATCGCTAATGAACTACAGGTTCCTTGCTACTGTTATGAAGCTGCAGCGAAGACTCCGGAACGTAAGAACTTAGCTATTTGTCGTAAGGGAGAGTATGAAGGACTCCCACAGCGTATGTCAGAAGCAACAGAGGCACCTGATTATGGTGCACGCGAATGGGATGAGCAGTTAGCACGAACAGGCTGTACAGCTGTCGGTGCACGCGACTTCTTGATAGCAACTAACTTTAACCTTAACACAACCTCTACACGTCGTGCCAATGCAATAGCATTTGATGTAAGAGAAAAAGGTCGTCCTATGCGTGAAGGTGGTTCGCCTGTTGGTAAGCCAATGAAGGACGAAAAGGGCGAAATCATCATGCAACCCGGTACGTTGAAAGCTACAAAGGCTATTGGTTGGTTCATTGATGAATATGGAATCGCACAGGTGTCAATGAATATAACTGACATCAATATCACACCTCTCCACATTGCCTTTGATGAGGTTTGTCGCTGTGCACAGAACCGAGGAATACGCGTGACTGGTACTGAAATAGTAGGTCTTATTCCTAAACGAACACTCCTTGAAGCTGGAACTTATTTCCTAAAGAAGCAGCAACGTTCAACAGGTATTCCAGAAGAAGACATCATCAAGATTGCCATTATGTCAATGGGCTTAGACGATTTGAAACCTTTCAATCCACGTGAGAAAGTCATTGAATATTTGTTGGAAGATGCCAATAAGACACCAAAGCTCATTGATTTGACTGTCAAAGAGTTTGCTAATGAGACTTCACGTGAATCTCCAGCACCTGGAGGCGGTACAATCTCTGCTTATATGGGAGTATTGGGTGCTGCTTTAGGTACAATGGTAGCCAACCTCTCCAGCCATAAAGCAGGTTGGGATGCACGCTGGGAAGAGTTCAGCAACTGGGCTGAAAAGGGTCAGGCAATACAAGCTGAACTAATGGTACTCGTTGATGAAGATACAGAAGCTTTCAACCGAATCATGTCTGCCTTTGGACTTCCTAAGAGTACTGATGAGGAAAAGGCTGCACGTTCTCAGGCGATACAAGAAGCAACACTCTTCGCAACAGAAGTTCCTTTGCATACGATGAAGGCTTCATACAAGGTGTTTGAACTTTGTCGTGCAATGGCAGAAGAAGGTAATCCTAACAGTGTTTCAGATGCTGGTGTTGGTGTATTGGCAGCTCGTGCTGCAGTACTCGGTGCAGGTCTGAATGTGAAGATTAATGCTTCTGGCTTGAAAGACAAAGAAAAAGCAGAACATTTAGTTGCCGAGGCAAACAAGTTAATTGCTCAAGCTAATGAAGCTGAGGCAGAGATAATGAAGATAGTTGAGGCTAAACTATAA
- the kdsB gene encoding 3-deoxy-manno-octulosonate cytidylyltransferase: protein MKFIGIIPARYSSSRFPGKPLAILGGKAVIEHVYRQVSSVMEDVFVATDDQRIYDAVEAFGGKAIMTRSDHQSGTDRICEALDKVGGDFDVVINIQGDEPFIQRSQLETVMQCFDDSRTQIATLGKPFESMEAVENPNSPKIVLDNDGYALYFSRSVIPFVRGKESAEWLNHFPFLKHIGLYAYRTEVLREVSRLPQSSLELAESLEQLRWLQNGYKIKVGLTNVETIGIDTPEDLQRAEEKLRNL, encoded by the coding sequence ATGAAATTTATTGGAATTATCCCCGCTCGCTATAGCTCTTCACGCTTTCCTGGTAAACCTTTAGCAATACTTGGAGGAAAAGCCGTAATAGAACATGTTTACAGACAGGTAAGTAGTGTGATGGAAGATGTATTTGTTGCCACAGACGACCAACGTATCTACGATGCTGTAGAGGCGTTTGGCGGTAAGGCTATAATGACTCGTTCCGACCATCAGAGTGGCACAGATAGAATCTGCGAAGCCCTCGACAAGGTGGGTGGAGACTTTGATGTCGTTATCAACATACAAGGTGACGAGCCTTTCATACAGAGAAGTCAGCTTGAAACTGTCATGCAGTGTTTTGACGATTCACGCACACAGATAGCGACACTTGGCAAACCTTTTGAGTCAATGGAGGCGGTAGAGAATCCTAATTCACCTAAGATTGTACTCGACAATGATGGCTATGCACTTTATTTCTCTCGCTCAGTCATTCCTTTTGTACGTGGAAAAGAAAGTGCAGAGTGGCTCAATCATTTTCCATTCCTCAAACACATCGGGCTCTATGCTTACCGTACTGAAGTGCTACGTGAAGTAAGTCGTCTGCCACAGTCCTCACTTGAGTTAGCAGAAAGCCTTGAACAGCTACGCTGGTTACAGAATGGTTATAAAATAAAAGTTGGTCTTACGAATGTTGAAACCATCGGTATTGATACGCCAGAAGACCTTCAGCGCGCTGAAGAAAAATTGCGTAATCTATAA
- a CDS encoding porin family protein — MKQHIIAVAIVAMSCATTAFAQTDRTSSLSSAEQNGWEYEVKASVNIGGASPLPMPVEIRKISSYSPKFNGTLEGAVTKWLGKEQKWGVSTGLKFEEKGMITGANVKNYSMEILNDGSRVAGYWTGYVKTNYNTTLLTVPVMANYRFNDRWKVRAGLYSSIKLDGQFTGHVSDGYLREGTPVGEKLTFADGNTASYDFSSNLRHFQWGGQLGATWRAFNHFTVSADLTWAFNNIFESDFKTISFGLYPIYLNLGFGYRF, encoded by the coding sequence ATGAAACAACATATTATTGCAGTTGCAATCGTGGCTATGAGCTGTGCAACGACAGCCTTTGCACAAACAGACCGCACTTCTTCATTGAGCAGTGCAGAACAGAATGGATGGGAATACGAGGTGAAAGCTAGCGTAAATATTGGTGGCGCTTCTCCTCTTCCTATGCCTGTAGAGATCAGAAAGATAAGTAGTTATAGCCCAAAGTTCAATGGGACGTTAGAAGGAGCAGTCACTAAATGGCTCGGTAAGGAGCAGAAGTGGGGTGTTTCTACTGGCTTGAAGTTTGAAGAAAAGGGTATGATAACTGGTGCAAACGTGAAGAACTACAGCATGGAGATTCTCAATGATGGTAGTCGTGTGGCAGGTTATTGGACGGGTTATGTAAAGACAAACTATAATACAACCCTTCTTACTGTTCCTGTTATGGCGAACTATCGTTTTAATGATCGCTGGAAGGTGCGTGCAGGGCTTTACTCTTCTATCAAGTTAGATGGTCAGTTCACGGGTCATGTAAGTGATGGTTATCTGCGTGAAGGTACTCCTGTTGGTGAGAAACTTACTTTTGCCGATGGCAATACAGCGTCATATGATTTCTCATCTAACCTCCGTCACTTTCAGTGGGGTGGTCAGTTAGGTGCAACATGGCGCGCTTTCAATCACTTCACAGTCAGTGCTGACCTTACATGGGCATTCAATAACATCTTTGAAAGCGATTTCAAGACGATTAGTTTCGGACTTTATCCAATCTATCTCAACCTCGGATTCGGATATCGTTTTTAG
- the pyrF gene encoding orotidine-5'-phosphate decarboxylase, whose protein sequence is MNRQQLINEIFTKKTFLCVGLDTDINKIPAHLKNEDDPIFAFNKAIIDATAPYCVAYKPNLAFYECYGLKGMSAFEKTIQYIKENHPNHFIIADAKRGDIGNTSKMYAQTFFEEYNLDSVTVAPYMGEDSVKPFLEYDGKWVILLALTSNKGSHDFQLTEDKQGERLFEKVLKKSQEWGTTENLMYVVGATQGKMFEDIRRMAPEHFLLVPGVGAQGGSLQEVCKYGMTKDCGLLVNSSRGIIYASTDTDFAEVAAVKAKELQEEMAVELEHIAK, encoded by the coding sequence ATGAACAGACAACAGTTAATCAACGAGATCTTCACAAAGAAGACATTCTTATGTGTGGGACTTGACACTGATATCAACAAGATACCAGCACACTTGAAGAATGAGGATGACCCTATCTTTGCTTTCAACAAGGCAATTATTGATGCAACAGCGCCTTATTGCGTAGCCTATAAACCAAACCTTGCTTTCTATGAGTGCTATGGTTTGAAAGGTATGTCGGCATTTGAAAAGACTATTCAATATATAAAGGAGAACCATCCAAACCACTTTATCATTGCTGATGCTAAGCGTGGTGATATCGGCAACACATCTAAGATGTATGCCCAGACTTTCTTCGAAGAGTATAATCTTGATTCTGTTACTGTGGCTCCATACATGGGCGAAGACAGTGTAAAACCTTTCCTTGAGTATGACGGAAAGTGGGTTATCCTACTCGCATTGACAAGTAACAAAGGTAGCCATGACTTCCAGCTGACAGAGGATAAGCAGGGCGAACGTCTCTTTGAAAAGGTTTTAAAGAAGTCACAGGAATGGGGAACAACCGAAAATCTCATGTACGTTGTAGGTGCAACACAGGGAAAGATGTTTGAGGATATCCGCCGTATGGCACCAGAACATTTCCTTTTGGTACCAGGAGTTGGTGCACAAGGTGGTAGCTTGCAGGAGGTTTGTAAGTATGGAATGACAAAGGATTGTGGTCTGCTTGTAAATTCATCACGTGGTATTATCTACGCAAGCACTGACACAGACTTTGCTGAAGTTGCTGCAGTAAAGGCAAAAGAGCTGCAAGAAGAAATGGCTGTTGAACTGGAACATATCGCAAAATAA